A segment of the Apteryx mantelli isolate bAptMan1 chromosome 39, bAptMan1.hap1, whole genome shotgun sequence genome:
ACTCCCCCAATACCCCCGAATACCCCTTGAGcgcccccaaatacccccaaatactccTTGAGACTCCCCAAATACCCCCCGGGAGCCcctaaatacccccaaataccccttgagagcccctaaatacccccaaataccccctgagagcccctaaatacccccaaataccccccgggagcccctaaatacccccaaataccccctgagaccccccaaataccccctgggCGCCCTGGAGCCGCACGCGACCCTCGTGGCGCtggcgccggggcagcgctgggagcCCCCCCGGGTGAGCGACGCCCCAATACCCCCCCGAATACCCCCGAATACTCCCcgaatacccccaaataccccttgagcgcccccaaatacccccaaatactccTTGAgagcccccaaataccccccgggagccccaaaatacccccaaatacccctgagagcccctaaatacccccaaataccccctgagagcccctaaatacccccaaatactcATTGAgagcccccaaataccccccgggAGCCCCAAAATACCCCAAAATACCCCTTGAGAGCCCCTAAATACCCCCAAATATTATCCCCCAGGAGCCcctaaatacccccaaataccccttgagagccccaaataccccccagaAGTCCCCAAATACCTCCCGGGAGCCCCAAAATACCCCTTGAGAGCCCCTAAAttcccccaaataccccccaggagcccctaaatacccccaaataccccccaggaACCCCTAAAGACCCCCTGGGAGCCcctaaatacccccaaatactccCTGAGACTCCCCAAATACCCTTGGGAGCCCCCCGGGTGAGTGAGCCCCCCCAAATACTCCCCCAAAAGTACCtcctaaccccccccccaaatacccccaaatactccCCGGGagcccccaaataccccctgggAGCCCCCCTGGGTGAGagtgacccccccccaaaaaataccccccccccaaaaatacaCCTCCtgaaatacccccccccccaaatcctcccaAAATACCCCCCGGGAGCCCCAAAATACCCATAAATACCCCCTAGGAGCCCCTAAATACCCCTAAATACCCCCTAGGAGCCCCTAAATACCTCCTGAGACTCCCCAACTACCCCCGTGGAGCCcctaaatacccccaaatactccCTGGGAGCACCCAAATACCCTTGAGAGCCCCCAAATACTCCCTGGGagcccccaaataccccctgggAGCCCCCCCGGGTGAgccccccccaaatacccccccccaaataccccccggaAGCCCCTAAATACCCCCAACTACCCCCGTGGAGCCcctaaatacccccaaatactccTTGAGAGccccaaaatacccccaaatactccCTGAGACCCCCCCAAATACTCCTGGGAGTCCCAAATACCCACCAGGAGCCCCCCAAATGTCCCCTGGGGCCCCCAAATGCCCCCTAAGAGCCTCCAAATGCCCCCTGGGGTCCCCAAATGCTCCCTGGGGCCTGCAAATGCCCCCTAAGAGCCCCCAAATGCCCCCTGGGGCCCCCAAATGCCCCCTAAGagcccccaaataccccctgggacccccaaataccccctaaGAGCCCCCCAAATTCGTTCCGGGACCCTTCAGATACCCCAggaaccccccaaaacccctattGCCCCCTCTAAGCCCCCCAGTTGCCCCCCCAGGACCTTCTAatgccccccccaaacccctttttttgccccctctcctcccccccccaccccccaggcgGGGCTATTCGGGTCCCGTTGGGATCCGGAGCTgccccggacgccggggtcccgCCGCGGCGAGGAGGTGGCCCGGGTGACGGTGGCCCTGTCCAAGACGAGCCCCCGCGACCTGGTGGGGCAAGTGCGGGTGACGGCGGCCGTGCGGGGCCTCCGCTGCGACCTGGGGGGCCTGGGCCCCGACCGGGTGCTGCGGTAGGTGGGGGCACccacgggtggggggggggtcccgccccACGGGGAGCCCCGTTGGGGGCGGCGTTGGCCCCGTTGGGTCTTCTGCCCATGGGGGGCGAGGGTGGGGTGGAGAAAGGTCTTGCCCCATAGAGGGTTCTCCTGCCCCATAGGGTCGGTTTCTGCCCCATAGGGTGGGTTTCTGCCCCATAGGGAGCCCCGTTGGGGGCGGCGTTGGCCCCGTTGGGTCTTCTGCCCATGGGGGGCGAGGTGGGGTGGAGAAAGGTCTTGCCCCATAGAAGGTTCTCCTACCCCATAGGGTTGGTTTCTGCCCCATAGGGCCGGTTTCTGCCCCACAGGGAGCCCTGTTGGCGGTAGTGTTGGCCCCGTTGGGTCTTCTGCCCATGGGGGTTGAGGTGGGGTGGAGAAAGGTCTTGCCCCATAGAGGGTTCTCCTGCCCCATAGGGTCGGTTTCTGCCCCATAGGGTGGGTTTCTGCCCCATAGGGAGCCCCGTTGGGTCTTCTGCCCATGGGGGGCGAGGTGGGGTGGAGAAAGGTCTTGCCCCATAGAAAGTTCTCCTGCCCCATAGGGTCAGTTTCTGCCCTATAGGGTCAATTTCTGCCCCATAGGGCCAGTTTCTGCCCCATAGGGTGGGTTTCTGCCCCGTGAGGCCCCTTCTGGGGGTAGAAGCATGACCCGGGCAGCTCTTGCCCCACGggggtctcctcctgccccacgcCGAGGGCAGTTGAGGGTCCCGTGGGGCAGCTCtgagcccctcctgccccccctgccccccccccccctccaggaaGCTGCTGCGGGTCCTGGCGGCCCTGACGcgcgccgtggggcagagccTGCTGAGCCTCTCCGCCGCCCTCCGCCACCTCCTCGAGGGGCCCCCGGCCCCCAGGGTGGCCTGCGGCCACTGAGCCCCGCCCCCTGGCTCCGCCCCCTGCCCCCTGGCTCCACCCCTTGCCCCCCAGCTCCGCCCCCTGTTTCTCAGTTTCTCTAATAAAAGCCTGAAGAGCCATTGAACGCTAGTCCGGTGGCTTGGAGGACTCATTGCTGGGCCAAaatggtggtggggagggggctAAGTGTATTATGGGAAAGGGGAGGAGCCAAGGAAGACAGGCTCCTCCCCCCAGGGGTGAAAACGGGACAAACGTAAAGAAACAGAGCAATTTATACAAAAATATCTATGGGGGCGGGTGGGAGCAGACAAGACTTGGGGAAGAGGAACCAGAGTGTCGCCTATCACCACCCCCCCCACTGAGTTTACCCAACAACTCTATGGTTCTTACATTAAGAAGGGCTTTGAGGGCTATCCTCTCTGGCGTTCGGTCCTCCAGCAGCTCTAAGGCACAGGTTCTTCTGGCCAGCAGTCCTCCAAGGTCTCTGTGGTAGTCCTCCAGAGCATAGGAGAGCCACACAGCCAGGGTGACTTTCTACTCCACAGTCCTCCAGCAGCTCCGTGGTGCTTCCCCAACAGCCACTAAGATTAGCTGCTCTGGGTGACTCTCTGCTCCTCCATCCCCAGTCTCTATGGTTCTCTGAGTCAGTCGTCTAAACAGGCCCCCAGTGACATTCTGTTGTCCTGTGGCAAGTCTCTATGGTGCCCTGGGGGGTCAGTCCTCCAACATGGGAGCAGAGATGACTTTCCAGCGCTCAATCTTTGGGCTCTATGGTTTCCCAGAGGGTTGGTCCTCCAGCAGGTGGTTGAAGCGTATGGGCCACTCTATCGTTTCATTCGCCATCTCTATGGTGGTGGCATCAGTGCTCCAACAGGCGACCATGAAGCCTCCGGCACTGCTCCAGCGCTCGCTCGCTCGTTCTCTATGGCCCGTGGTCCTCCAGGAGGGCGCCAAGGTGGGCCGGGGTGCCTctccgccccccgcgccggctgTCTCCGCTGctccggggtgggggtgggaggagtcAGTCCTCCAAGATGTCCGCCAgcagggcccggcggcgggcaggggcggccTGGAGCCGCTGCCAgtcgcgggggcggcgggcgaaGAGGTCGAGGGCCAAGGCCCAGGCGACGCCGCGGCCGTGGGGGTCGCGCCGCAGCGCTTCCCGCTGGGCGGCTGCGGGAGGCAACGCGGTGTCAgtcgctcccggacgcctgggcccctcccggacgcctgggcccctcccccgtCCCCGCGACTCACCCAGCTCGGCGGCgatggcggcgcgggccgggccggaaGAAACCGCCCAGACGGCGTCCAGCACCCGGCTGCCGTTGCGGTGACAGGCCAGCGACAGGAAGTGACCCTgtaaaggggggtgggggggcggggttAATGCAGGAAGTGATGTCACATGCTGGAAGGCGGGGCCGAGGCGAGCAGTGACATCACCCAGGTGGGGGCAGGCGCCAAAATCGCACTGTTCCACCAGTCttcagggtgggggtgggggggtctcgAAACCGCCCCAAACAGGGGGATTTGGCCCCAAAACTGCCCCCGACGGGGGGAATTCAGCCCCAAAACCATCCGAAATGGAGAATTTGGCCCCAAAACCGCCCCAAACAGGGGGATTTGGCCCCAAAACCATCCAAAATGGAGGATTCGGCCCCGAAACCTCCCCAGAGGGATTCAGCCCTGAAACCATCCGAAACGGAGGAATTGGCCCCAAAACCGCCCCAAACAGAGGAATTCAGCCCCCAAAACCATCCAAAATGGAGGCTTTGACCCCAAAACCGCcccaaacggggggggggggggggatctggcTCTGCAACCGCCCCCCGACGGGGGGATTCGGCCCCGAAACCGTCTGAAATGGAGAATTCAGTCCTGAAACTGCCGCAAACTGAGAAATTCAGCCCCAAAACCATCCAAAGTGGAGGAACTTGGCCCTGAAACTGTCCAAAATGGGGGGATCCGGCCCCGAAACTGCCCCAAATAGAGGAATTCAGCCCCAAAACCATCCGAAATGGAGGATTTggccccgaaaccgccccaaATGAAGGGATTCAGCCCCAAAAACCATCCGAAATGGAGGATTTGGCCCCAAAAATGCCCTAAATGGGGATTCGGCCCTGAAACCGCCCCAAATGGAGAATTTGGCTCCAAAACTGCCCCAGACGGGGGAATCTGGCCCTGAAAATGCCCGAAACGGAGGGATTCAGCCCCAAAACCATCCGAAACGCAGGATTCGGCCCCAAAACTGCCCCAAATGGAAGAATTCAGCCCCAAAACCATCTGAAACGGAGGATTTGGCCCCAAAACCGCCCCAAACTGCGGGGATCCCGCCCCGAAACCGCCCCAAAATGGAGAAATTCAGCCCTGAAACCATccgaaacgggggggggggggatccggcCCGGAAACCACCCCAAATAGAGGAATTCGGCCCTGAAACCATCCAAAATGGGGGGATCcggccccgaaaccgccccaaACGGAGGAATTCAGCCCCAAAACtgtccaaaatggaggaaatcggccccgaaaccgtccaaaatggaggattcggcccccaaaccaccccaaacGGAGGAATTCAGCCCCAAAACCATCCGAAATGGAGGAAACCAGCCCCGAAAACATCCAAAACGGAGGATTCGGCACcgaaaccgtccaaaatggaggaaatcaGCACCAAAACCCTCCAAAATGGAGAAATTCATCCCGAAACTGCCCCGGACGGGGGGGATTCAGCCCCAAACCCGTCCAAAACGGAGGAATTCGGCCCCAAACCCGTCCAAAATGGGGGGATCCAGCTCCAAAACCATCTGAAACGGAAGATTCAGCCCCAAAACTGCCCCAAATAGAGGAATTCAGACCCCAAACCGTCTGAAATGGAGGAAATCGGCCCCGAAACTGCCCCAAATGGAGAAAATCAGCCCCGAAACCatccaaaatggaggaaatcgGCCCTGAAACCATCCAAAATGGGGGGATCTGGCTCCAAAACCATCTGAAACGAAGGAATTCAGCCCCAAAACCGCCCCAAACGGAGGAATTCAGCCCCGAAACCATCCAAAACGGAGGAATTCGGCCCCGAAACCGCCCTAAATGGAGGAATTCAGCCCCAAAACCGCCCAAAATGGAGGAATTCAGCCCCGAAACCGCCCAAAATGGAGGAAATTGGCCCCGAAACCATCCAAAACGGAGGAAAtcggccccgaaaccgccccaaAACGGAGGAAAtcggccccgaaaccgccccaaACGGAAAAATTTGTCCCCGAAACTGCCCCAAACGGAGGGATTTggccccgaaaccgccccaaACGGAGGAATCcggccccgaaaccgccccaaACGGAGGGATTTGTCCCCGAAACCGCCCCAACCCGGGGGGATCCCGGCCCCGGAAGCGGCCCTCACCCGGAGCTTGCGCAGCaggcgccggcggcgccggggggccacgGCGGGCGAGGCGAGCACGGCGTCCCACAcgcggctgccggggccgctgcgcgccagGGCGGCCGTCCGAAACGGGGGCGATTCAGCCCCCaaaccgtccaaaatggaggattcggccccgaaaccgccccaaATGGGGGGAATTCGGCCCCGAAACCGTCCACAACGGAGGAATTCAGCTCCCAAACCATCCAAAATGGAGGTTTTGGCCCCCGAAACCGCGCCAAAAGGAGAAATTCAGCCACAaaaccgtccaaaatggaggaatccGCCCTGAAACCGCCCCAAATGGAGGGATTCGACCCCGAAACCATCCGAAATGGAGGAAATCGGCCCCGAAACtgtccaaaatggaggaaatcgGCCCCGAAACCGCCCAAAATGGAGGAAATCGGCCCCGAAACCGCCCAAAATGGAGGATTTGGCACcgaaaccgtccaaaatggaggaaatcggccccgaaaccgtccaaaatggaggatTCAGCCCTGAAACCATCCAAAACGGAGGAAATCGGCCCCGAAACCGTCCAAAACGGAGGAAATTGGCCCCGAAACCGTCCAAAACGGAGGAAATTGGCCCCGAAACCGCCCAAAATGGAGGAAATCAGCCCCGAAACCGTCCGAAATGGAGGAATTCAAACCCCAAACTGTCCAAAAGGGAGGAATCcggccccgaaaccgccccaaACGGAGGGATTTGTCCCCGAAACCGCCCCAACCCGGGGGGATCCCGGCCCCGGAAGCGGCCCTCACCCGGAGCTTGCGCAGCaggcgccggcggcgccggggggccacgGCGGGCGAGGCGAGCACGGCGTCCCACAcgcggctgccggggccgctgcgcgccagGGCGGCCGTCCGAAACGGGGGCGATTCAGCCCCCAAACCGTCCCAAATGGAGGATtcggccccgaaaccgccccaaATGGGGGGAATTCGGCCCCGAAACCGTCCAAAACGGAGGAATTCAGCTCCCAAACCATCCAAAATGGAGGTTTTGGCCCCCGAAACCGCGCCAAAAGGAGAAATTCAGCCACAaaaccgtccaaaatggaggaattcagccccgaaaccgtccaaaatggaggaatccGGCCCTgaaaccgtccaaaatggaggaatccGGCCCTGAAACCGTCCAAAATAGAGGAATCCGGCCCcgaaaccgtccaaaatggaggaatccggccccgaaaccgtccaaaatggaggatTTGTTCCCGAAACCGCCCAAAATGGAGGGATTCGGCCCCGAAATCGCCCGAAACGGAGGGATTCGGCCCCGAAATCGCCCGAAACGGAGGATTTGTTCCCGAAACCGCCCAAAATGGAGGGATTCGGCCCCGAAATCGCCCGAAACGGAGGGATTCGGCCCCGAAATCGCCCGAAACGGAGGGATTCGGCCCCGAAATCGCCCGAAACGGAGGGATTCGGCCCCGAAACCGCCCAAAACGGAGGGATTCGGCCCCGAAACCGCCCAAAACGGAGGGATTCGGCCCCGAAACCGTCCAAAACGGAGGGATTCAGCCCcgaaaccgtccaaaatggaggaaatcgGCACCGAAAACCGCCCCAAATGGAGGAAATCGGCACCGAAACCatccaaaatggaggaaatcgGCACCGAAACCATCCAAAATGGAGGAATTCAGCCCcgaaaccgtccaaaatggaggaaatcgGCCCTAAAAACGTCCAAAGTGTAGGAAATAGGCCCCAAAACCGTCCGAAATGGAGGATTTGTCCCCGAaaaccgtccaaaatggaggGATCCGGCCCCGAAACCATCCAAAACGGAGGGATTTGTCCCCGAAACCGCCCCAAACGGAGGGATTTGTCCCCGAAACCGCCCCGAACGGAGGGATTTGTCCCCGAAACCGCCCCAAACGGAGGAATTCGGCCCCCaaaccgtccaaaatggaggaatccAGCCCCGAAACCGTCCAAAACGGAGGAAAtcggccccgaaaccgccccaaACGGAGGAATCCGGCCCCAAAACCGCCCCAAGCCGGGGGGATCCCGGCCCCGGAAGCGGCCCTCACCCGGAGCTTGCGCAGCaggcgccggcggcgccggggggccacgGCGGGCGAGGCGAGCACGGCGTCCCACAcgcggctgccggggccgctgcgcgccagGGCGGCCGTCCGAAACGGGGGCGATTCAGCCCCCaaaccgtccaaaatggaggattcggccccgaaaccgccccaaATGGGGGGAGTTCGGCCCCGAAACCGTCCACAACGGAGGAATTCAGCTCCCAAACCATCCAAAATGGAGGTTTTGGCCCCCGGAACCGCGCCAAAAGGAGAAATTCAGCCACAaaaccgtccaaaatggaggaatccggccccgaaaccgtccaaaatggaggaaatcagccccgaaaccgtccaaaatggaggaaatcagcccgaaaccgtccaaaatggaggaaatcagccccgaaaccgtccaaaatggaggaatttGGCCCCGAAACTgtccaaaatggaggaattcAGCCCCGAAACCATCCAAAACAGAGGAATTCGGCCCCAAAAGTgtccaaaatggaggaattcagccccgaaaccgtccaaaatggaggaatccGGCCCCGAAACCGTCCAAAACGGAGGAAATCGGCACCAAAACCCTCCAAAATGGAGAAATTCAGCCCCGAAACTGCCCCGAACGGGGGGGATTCAGCCCCAaaaccgtccaaaatggaggaaatcgGCCCTAAAACCATCCAAAACGGAGGAAAtcggccccgaaaccgccccaaACGGAGAGATTTGTCCCGAAACCGCCCCAACCCGGGGGGATCCCGGCCCCGGAAGCGGCCCTCACCCGGAGCTTGCGCAGCaggcgccggcggcgccggggggccacgGCGGGCGAGGCGAGCACGGCGTCCCACAcgcggctgccggggccgctgcgcgccagGGCGGCCGTCCGAAACGGGGGCGATTCAGCCCCCaaaccgtccaaaatggaggatttcggccccgaaaccgccccaaATGGGGGGAATTCGGCCCCGAAACCGTCCACAACGGAGGAATTCAGCTCCCAAACCATCCAAAATGGAGGTTTTGGCCCCCGGAACCGCGCCAAAAGGAGAAATTCAGCCACAAAACCGCCCAAAATGGAGGAATCCGGCCCTGAAACCGCCCCAAACGGAGGAATTCGGCCCCCaaaccgtccaaaatggaggaatccGGCCCTGAAACCatccaaaatggaggaaatcgGCACCGAAACCATCCAAAATGGAGGAATTCAGCCCcgaaaccgtccaaaatggaggaaatcgGCCCTAAAAACGTCCAAAGTGTAGGAAATAGGCCCCAAAACCGTCCGAAATGGAGGATTTGTCCCCGAAACCGCCCAAAATGGAGGGATTCGGCCCTgaaaccgtccaaaatggaggaaatcaGCCCCGAAACCGTCCAAAACGGAGGAATTCGGCCCCCAAACCGTCCAAAACGGAGGAATTCGGCCCCCAAACCGCCCCAAACGGAGGGATTTGTCCCCGAAACCGCCCCAACCCGGGGGGATCCCGGCCCCGGAAGCGGCCCTCACCCGGAGCTTGCGCAGCaggcgccggcggcgccggggggccacgGCGGGCGAGGCGAGCACGGCGTCCCACAcgcggctgccggggccgctgcgcgccagGGCGGCCGTCCGAAACGGGGGCGATTCAGCCCCCAAACCGTCCAAAACGGAGGATtcggccccgaaaccgccccaaATGGGGGGAATTCGGCCCCGAAACCGTCCACAACGGAGGAATTCAGCTCCCAAACCATCCAAAATGGAGGTTTTGGCCCCCGAAACCGCGCCAAAAGGAGAAATTCAGCCACAaaaccgtccaaaatggaggaatccGCCCCGAAACCGCCCCAAATGGAGGGATTCGGCCCCGAAACCGTCCAAAACGGAGGAAACCGGCCCCGAAACTGCCCCGGACGGGGGGGATTCGGCCCCGAAACCGTCCGAAACGGAGGGATTCGGCCCCGAAACCGTCCAAAACGGAGGAAATCGGCACCAAAACCCTCCAAAATGGAGAAATTCAGCCCCGAAACTGCCCCGAACGGGGGGGATTCAGCCCCAAAACCATCCAAAATGGAGGAAATTGGCCCTAAAACCATCCAAAATGGAGGAATTTGGCCCTAAAACCATCCAAAATGGAGGAATtcggccccgaaaccgccccaaACGGAGGAATCCGGCCCTGAAACCGCCCCAAACGGAGGAATCCGGCCCCCaaaccgtccaaaatggaggaatccggccccgaaaccgtccaaaatggaggaatccGGCCCCGAAACCGTCCAAAACGGAGGAATCCGGCCCGAAACCGTCCAAAACGGAGGAATCCGGCCCCGAAACCGTCCAAAACG
Coding sequences within it:
- the LOC136995157 gene encoding lipid transferase CIDEB-like, which codes for MAASLEELREQAGLFGSRWDPELPRTPGSRRGEEVARVTVALSKTSPRDLVGQVRVTAAVRGLRCDLGGLGPDRVLRKLLRVLAALTRAVGQSLLSLSAALRHLLEGPPAPRVACGH